A window of Fragaria vesca subsp. vesca linkage group LG7, FraVesHawaii_1.0, whole genome shotgun sequence contains these coding sequences:
- the LOC101300573 gene encoding F-box protein At3g07870-like isoform 2, with product MNKTKKTKTEPAKSYSHDIILSLPNYILVDIFSKIPTRKLLQFKTVSKSWLSLLSDPQFTKDLFAQTPSCFMMYSQCQLIPNGTFIVDPEKASSPDGVSLRVPNSANDDPYWMRHMVGSCNGILCIRYIGVENKKRSNFNTFYLLHPITGETVVLPRLKNAGNPHWCHRYCVYGFGFSPITHKYKLLVIIHPAPSSCEWKAMVLTVGSKSWRSIGSYKNPGSLKQEMVYLNGFLHCFDRNRYSIHAFDIESERFQEFQVPRHRPFDSHGLGVLGGCLSLAEFTWKDPDVSCVWVMKDYGIEESWTKEFEMSRCGLRPLKFTEGKLFVAGFDPACGSSLMAHTPGTRSLQKIEVVGMPPRSCVYRLFVPNLVPLKDILQGLASS from the coding sequence ATGAACAAGACGAAGAAAACCAAAACTGAGCCAGCCAAGAGTTATAGTCATGATATCATTCTCAGTCTCCCAAATTACATACTCGTGGACATCTTTTCCAAAATCCCCACCAGAAAACTCCTCCAGTTCAAAACTGTGTCCAAGTCTTGGCTCTCCTTACTCTCCGATCCACAGTTCACCAAAGACTTATTTGCTCAAACTCCTTCTTGCTTTATGATGTATAGTCAGTGTCAACTCATCCCGAATGGCACGTTTATAGTTGATCCTGAAAAGGCGTCGAGCCCGGACGGCGTCTCACTCAGGGTGCCTAACTCTGCTAATGATGATCCATATTGGATGCGTCATATGGTGGGTTCATGCAATGGCATCCTCTGCATACGCTATATTGGAGTTGAGAATAAAAAACGGTCTAACTTCAACACTTTTTACCTTTTGCATCCCATTACCGGTGAGACTGTAGTTCTTCCAAGACTCAAGAATGCTGGAAACCCTCACTGGTGTCACAGATATTGTGTTTATGGGTTTGGGTTTAGTCCCATCACCCACAAGTATAAGCTTCTAGTTATTATTCATCCAGCTCCAAGCTCTTGTGAATGGAAGGCAATGGTGCTGACAGTGGGCTCAAAGAGTTGGAGAAGCATTGGGAGTTATAAGAATCCTGGTAGCCTGAAACAAGAGATGGTTTATTTGAACGGTTTCCTCCATTGCTTTGATCGTAACCGTTATTCCATTCATGCATTCGATATTGAAAGTGAGCGGTTTCAAGAGTTTCAGGTTCCTAGACATCGCCCCTTTGACTCTCATGGACTGGGAGTGTTGGGAGGCTGTCTCTCCCTAGCTGAATTTACTTGGAAAGATCCTGATGTTTCTTGTGTTTGGGTGATGAAGGATTATGGTATTGAAGAGTCTTGGACTAAAGAGTTTGAAATGAGTAGGTGTGGACTACGACCGTTGAAATTTACAGAAGGAAAATTATTTGTGGCAGGTTTTGATCCAGCTTGTGGAAGTAGTTTGATGGCTCATACGCCTGGAACAAGGAGCCTTCAGAAGATCGAGGTTGTTGGTATGCCGCCGCGAAGTTGTGTTTATAGGCTCTTTGTTCCAAACTTGGTTCCGCTAAAGGATATCCTCCAGGGCTTAGCAAGCTCCTGA
- the LOC101294902 gene encoding putative F-box protein At4g38870-like, with amino-acid sequence MAKRIRMEDSVVDVPNKRRRMESSVAERVVQQELLPRDVQFQILSRLPVKPLMRCKLVCKSWSSRIRDPLFARAHQTIHKNQHTTNLFLTTCNPHTKEPNNLFSIQVKHDESGNLTSTPPVHLGSTSYLMGSPFSTSTFVLSAGVVCHYSDDDEPVHIFNPCTREVLTIPMQRSSNRVSLGFSSLTNEYKVLRGRKSPFESYKLEILSLGGGGGTWRDLPEIDYQELGLVPNLLDFSKYYLCIHGALHWIQPATNNRPTLLAFDVGQEIFRVIPFPLNKNRNWGLRLIQVNGCLAVFDVDVQEYSTAMDFWILKDYQNQVWFKDSIIFPERRNDLGLPRPVGSIHTGELLLTPTPTSQTGHGFVHLYDMKLKTYNKTEIVLPEGSVISAAGYDETIFPLKQ; translated from the coding sequence ATGGCTAAACGCATACGCATGGAGGACTCAGTCGTAGACGTCCCTAATAAACGCAGACGCATGGAATCATCAGTTGCTGAACGCGTCGTCCAGCAGGAGCTCCTCCCAAGAGATGTTCAATTTCAGATCCTCTCAAGGTTACCGGTCAAGCCGCTGATGCGCTGCAAGCTCGTATGCAAGTCATGGTCCTCTCGCATCCGTGATCCACTCTTTGCCAGGGCTCACCAAACCATTCACAAGAACCAACACACGACTAACCTTTTCCTCACCACCTGTAACCCACACACAAAAGAACCTAACAACTTGTTCTCGATACAAGTCAAGCATGATGAATCAGGGAATCTAACTAGTACGCCTCCGGTTCACCTTGGTAGCACTTCATATTTAATGGGGTCTCCATTTTCTACGTCCACCTTTGTGCTTTCAGCCGGCGTTGTCTGTCACTACAGTGATGATGATGAACCTGTTCATATATTCAATCCCTGCACCCGAGAGGTCCTTACTATTCCAATGCAGCGCTCATCGAACCGTGTCAGTCTTGGATTCAGTTCTCTTACAAACGAGTACAAGGTTCTCCGTGGAAGAAAATCGCCGTTTGAATCGTACAAGTTGGAGATTTTAAGTCTAGGTGGTGGTGGTGGTACGTGGAGGGATCTACCGGAGATTGACTATCAAGAACTTGGTCTTGTTCCTAATCTTTTGGATTTCTCGAAATATTATTTGTGCATCCATGGGGCCTTACATTGGATACAACCTGCTACGAATAATCGACCTACTCTCTTGGCTTTTGACGTTGGACAAGAGATATTCAGGGTAATCCCATTCCCCCTGAATAAAAACAGGAATTGGGGACTTCGTTTAATTCAGGTGAACGGATGCTTGGCTGTGTTTGATGTAGATGTACAAGAATATTCTACGGCAATGGATTTCTGGATTTTGAAGGATTACCAGAATCAAGTTTGGTTCAAGGACAGTATCATCTTTCCTGAACGACGGAACGATTTGGGACTCCCTCGGCCTGTTGGCTCAATCCACACAGGAGAGCTCCTGCTCACTCCGACTCCGACGTCTCAGACCGGCCACGGCTTCGTGCATCTTTACGATATGAAACTTAAAACGTATAATAAAACTGAAATCGTGTTACCCGAGGGTTCCGTAATATCAGCTGCAGGTTACGATGAAACCATATTCCCCTTGAAACAATAA